In Scatophagus argus isolate fScaArg1 chromosome 18, fScaArg1.pri, whole genome shotgun sequence, the DNA window AACACTACAAGATTTCATTTGTCttgccaaatgtttttttcaggcTCCCGTGCCAAAGACGAACTGTCTGGAAAATCCCAACAGACAATTTGTTTGGTAAGCTTCCCAGTTCCATACTACCTAAGCACCTTAAATTAGTGCTTAAGGacagtatttcagtgttgttaTGTCATTTAGAGTTTATTTAGAGCCTGATCCTCCttttttgagaaaaaacaaTTAAAGGCTGTGATACGATAACTTTGCTCTCTTCACAGTTTCAGCTGGATTGGTACAGTTAGGCGAGCGTGTATGAGGTGATGGCAGCCTACTCAGAAAGTCTTTCTTGGACCTGGGACGCACTTCACTGCACTTTCTTCTCATAGCCACTAGGGTGCAGTGTTCTCTCAGTGAGAAGAAAGTGCTCCAGCTAGGGGGGGTTGAGGGGTCTTTTTCCTCTACGTCTTAAGAATTCAAAGTAAAGTCCTTCGTCCGTCACATGAcgtcagaggaagaagagaatcGACCGTCCTGAATCAATCCACTAAACATTCACCACATGGTCCCGACGCCTCTGTGGGAAGAGGACACAGCTGACTGTAAATGAAGGCCgtaaagaaagcaaatgagagCCTGCAAAcgagaaaaaagtaaaagcacgAAAACACAAAGCTATTTCAAGTAAccaagtactgtacttaagttcTTCCATCTAATGCTCTTTATAGTTCAGTTCAACTTCAATATTCTGCTGTAATTATTGCTTTCtagattaatattttatgtaaaaaaaaaacaaacccctGATGAGTTGCACTATAAATATTGTTCAAGATTAAACCAGTGGTTTCCAAACTGTTTGTCTAGTTGAGACATCAGAcatgtttcagatgtctgtGAGCTGTCAGCAGAGACACTTCCCCTGTAAACTTTGATTATTTTCCCATCATCTCTCAAAAAGCCAAGTTTAGAATAAAGTCCATAGGAAGATTGTAAGTTTGTGTGGAACCAGTAGATTAAAGTGCTGAACTTCTTATGTTAGCTCCACCTCAGCCAACTACAGCAGTAAAGTGCTGCTTAGCATCTGGTGCAGCATTATGAACAAGCTCATCAAGTAATAACAGATCACTGACAACAGATCAGATCCTTCTtggtacattttgctgatagtAGCGGAGTTTGAACGCAGCGCTTTCACTTGTAATCGAGTGTGTTTAAATTGTCATGTTGGTGCTTATACTAATGTAGGAGCTGAGTACTTTTCCACCACTGGATTGAGGCTGTTCATCGATTACTTGAATTGTATGTGTTGTACGACAGTCAAGTGACTGAAAGGGGAAACTGAAGTGGTTAAACTGAATGACTCAGGTTCGAACCATTAAGTATCTGGCTGTGTAACTGAGGCTGACCTCAGACCTTAACAGAGGTGGAAAGACATTTATAAATATACTTACTATAAATGAAGCCTCAGAAGCATCTCTGGCTCCCCAGAGTAGCTGCCAGTCACATTTCAGCACTGGAGAGCTACAAAGGacaataattaaatatataaatatgctAATAATACGTCAGCTTTTCGTCACTGTCCAGTGAACGTCATGCATTGCCTTATTTGGGATTAAAAGCTCCTTTAACTGAAAACCtaagaaaaacacttaaatgtcTGGTTGTGTAACTGATCTCTGACCTTTACAAGGTGGCACATGgggaaaaataatttaaaacaatgcTGGGGAATCAAGAGCGGCCTCCGAGACTTCTCTTTGGCGCCTTAGTTGGGGGAAGGTCTTTGCAGAGGGGGGGCCGTCGGTCGTGGTTCAGCACCGGACAGCTCCCTCCATCCCATCCCCACGTGCTCCTCTTAATGGCGTGACGTCGGATATTGACATTAACTCACTGTATAATTAATGATCATATTTGAAATCAAGGGccattgttgtttttcatttatttattatttttttctacttttttcttttttttttatgtggcCAGGGTCTTTCATTGACGCGGAAGGAGGATGCACTCCAATGGGAAGGGGGATGACGCAgcgccccccacccccccttacACCTACGTGACAAGTGAAAAAGGCATGCCTTTCGGATTCATGAATAAAACACCAAGGGGAGTTAAGTTCCTAGGACGCAGGAAAGTTCTCCGCAGACAGATGTTCGACGCTCTTCATTCCGCCCATGACCGAGTACACGTAGAAATCCCGGAGAACTGAGCTGCGGGCGCACGGAGGACTGCACACTCCGAGAAGAAGACTGAGGAAGAACAgggaacagaggaagagaagagagagagagagagcgagagagagagagagagagagagagagagagagagactgagataGAGATCCTATCTCACTCTCCCAGTTGAGGTCTTCAGCGGATCGCGTCCAGCGTCTCTCAACTGGTAAGAGGAGGCTCTTTTCGGTGGGGTTTTTACGCAGCGTAAAAGTAGAGGGAGTTTGGGGTGAAGTCGGGtatggctgttttttttcttttagaaactCACGGGTTTTGCGTGAAAGTAACTAATTATTTCAGGGAACAACAGAATCTTGTATTGAATTGTGCTCATACACTCATTTAatgtcgtttttttttcttttgcagcagGACAATGTCTAGTAAAGCGACTTTAGCCTTACTCATCTATGGAATCATAATGCATCACAGCGTCAGCTCCTCACCTGTGGGGCTTAGCTTCCCCAGTGTTAGGTATGTACACTTTTACCTGTCGCTTAAGTGTCGCTTTCCAGGTGCTGATTTCACTTTGAAAGGGGAACTTGAGCATCAGCTGCAGGGTAGGCTACAGGCTAAAAGACCGGGTCTCCTTCACAGTTTATGTCTGTCGCTATAAGAGCCTATTGGATTACTGGATAAAATCATCTGACAGCCAATCCATAAAGCTGCTCACGCAGAAATAATTGCGCAGAAACATTCACCAGGGAGCGGCGGTAATGTAATTTAGACTACTGAGGCAGCGAAGTACAGCCTCTAAATGTGTCCCGCGGCCATTAATCCACCAATTTTTGTGGTTAGATAAttaatagaaaatgtttttgtgcaaagATAAGGCTGAGAGTCCTGACTTTCGCAGAAATGTTTTGTACAACATCGAATAAAAAGGATGTGTACATATAAACTGTGGCGGCAAGTTAACATTTATGGTGGGTAAGTCTATGCAATGatgcatttgtgtttaaaagTCAGAACATGTGAAGTCTCCACGGGAATTCGTTAAACGTGTTGGGTGATCTTTCCTTGGAAACGGGAAGATGTTTTAAGGTGGTGTCACGCCTCACACACTGGAGAacagctgaaagtgaaaacGTGTGTGCTTCTTTCAGACTTGACAGTGAGCTCTATGATGAGGGGGGACACTCCTTACCGTCCCTGGATTATGACAGAGACCAAATGGACGTGAGAAGCCCTTCGTCTGTCGCTGACGATGTCTACTCTTTGTATTACCCAGCAGAGAAAAGGTGACTATCATCACcagtttttaaacttttctctccccccctcctcctcctcctcccccctccctcccttcccgCAACGTTGGACACTTTCATGTTGAACATCTCATCTCTGTAGTCCTATTTCTGTCCAGTTATGTTGTGCGTTTTGTGTGATCAGTGTAACGTACCGTCGAAATGTTGTCAGTAACTTTTAACGCGATGAAAAGGGATACgaaggttttatttgttttgttttattattattattatttttatttcaccgAAAttagtctttgttttgtctgaaatcCCAGGGGAGCTTAGACGAATAAATTAACAAGTTCTTTAAAAAGACGGGCGTGAATTAACATCTTCCAATTGCTCCAAAACGAAGCGCTGTAAAAGCTAAGCTGTAAAACATCTGTATTGtagttttaaaatctttttttatatatattaaaataagtgaaatttCCTGCCAAGATGGCCGTTTTCAGCAGAAATTTCGAAACAGGGCAGGGCTTATTATTTTGAGAAAACACCCCAAAGACACAAGTGAAACACACTTAAACCCACTTTTATTATAATTGTCGCTTCctccagtttaaaaaaaaacaaagaaaaaaaaatattatctaTAATTGACTTTTAAGattttttgcagtgcagctaCTTGGTGTGTGGTGATTTTACTGTGTGGCTATCTATCATCCCAGAACGGAAAGGCATGCAGACGGCATGTTTAATAAAGCCTACAGGAAAGCGCTGGGTCAGTTATCAGCAAGGAAATATCTGCATTCTCTGATGGCAAAACGCGTAGGGTAAGAGCATCTTCTTGGTTGTCACCTCTTCTTTTATACTTAATGTTTCCTGTCCTATGTGCTTCTATGTGTTTCTTTTGGACTGATCCCTTTAAATGCTCATAATTCACGCTgttatatgtactgtatatgtctGTGGTCCCATTATCTCCCAGCGTGCAGCCAAAGCTGGCGCCCTCGCCGCCCCCCACCCCTCAATCAGCCGATATTAATGCCATGGGATCGTCATGGAGAGCACAAATGGGCACTTGATTGATTCGGGAAGTGTCATTTTCTGAGCCCGCTGCTGGGTCTTAAATTTATTTCCATATGAATAATTTATAACATGGAGTCCCAGTGGTTCCTGATGAAAAGGGTTAGGGTGGGGTGCAGGGTGGGGCAATTATTTCAGCCTTATGTAGgtggaaaataaatgtgaaaacgtCCTGGGATGGGTTAAAGgttaaacaaagacagaatatGAGTTTAGACATCTGTGAGTTCATTTTGCACAGATTATTTGTGTAAGACAATAAAGGCTTTGCTCTGGAATCAGCTAAATGGTGACTAATATGCTCCCAAATGAAGGCACACTTTGGGTCCCTGTAGCTTTCCAGGCTGCATTCTTCTGAACAAAATGGGGATGATCAAACTATTATAACTCTGAGGTGATATAAAGATCCCCCCAGCATTAATTCACGTGCTCTTCAGTTCAGCACCACAGGCTGTACATACGGGgagtttgggggggggggcatgtgAATATAAATGCATCAGTGTGAAGGTAGTGAATCCTGCCTcttgtccctgtctctctcacacacagcgGGGGAAAAACACTGGAGGACAGCCCAGAGCCTCTGTCCAAGCGACACTCAGACGGGATCTTCACAGACAGCTACAGCCGCTACCGAAAGCAAATGGCAGTCAAGAAATACCTGGCGGCAGTCCTTGGGAAAAGGTATAGACAGAGAATTAGAAACAAAGGACGCCGGCTGGCATATTTGTAGcatcctcccctccccttcctgaaatacaaaaaaaacaaacaaacaaacaaacaaaaaaaacaaacttaaatgtGTGCAGCCCCAGATGAAGTCATTTTGAGATCTGAACAATCAGTGGATTGCTTTTGTGTTCCtaaacatgtatttatgtatgaagTAAGccattaaaatgaatattttgataataatattgtttttattttttacttaaagCACTTGAGGACATATACTTTGTGGAccaatttttgttcatttaaaaaaaaatagcctctatttatgtattcattgatttattttttttagaccTATTTATTGAGGGGAGACAATTGTTGACATGACGATATATATATACAGCCCTGTCTTTTAAACATTCAGTGAAAAGATATGAttgtgaggaaaataaatagtttaaaaGACAATCAATGTACTGAATGCTGCTTTTTGTAAAGTGACATTAAGAGTTTAGTTGTCTTTATTCACAACAGCCTTGAAGACATAGGTTTTCACCAAATCCTACAAGACATAGACTTTGATGCCCTCCCGGACGGGGATGAGTTTGAGGCTTTTTTGGGAGACTGGCTGAAACAGTTCTCTCCTGAATTTCCGGTGAGTTTCAGGCTCTTTGCTGAGGCCGTGTCCTCGCGGGGGCGTCTCATGTcccctcccttttcttctcACCTTTAACTCTCAACCTTGTGATCTTGCTCCAAACACTCAAACCcgacttcttcttctccttccaccTCATTTGTGCTCCTGTCTCTCTAGAGTCTCACACAGTTTCACTTTGAATCCCACCCAATCGCACAATGTGGAGTGACTTTGCTTAGACCGATATGTCATACATATCACTGTTGATTGACACAAAAGATTTATCTGTGTCCTGTTTGTGGATGCAAGGATGATGCTATGATGATAAGAAATTATTTTAGCAGATCTGGGTTAGACCAGATGAGAGCCCTGTTGGCCTTAGAAGTTTTCAAAATGCCAGttatccatttttttaaagtcaaaaaTCCCAAATCTGAGATGAGGACCAGAGTACTTCTGAGGTTGTTCTTGTCCTATTCTTCCGCAGCGTTTACAGATTGAGCTTACACCTTTGACTCATGTAAAAGTGCCAATCTTGTGTTTCTATCAActggtttctgtgtgtttggaaaCCTCTTATTCTGCTGAAGGTTTTCtcatgtctctctgtccatATAATAAGTATCACTAACATCTGAATCAAGCTAACAtgtccaaaaaagaaaagaaaaaagaaaaaaaatatcaaaaatataaaacggCAAGAAATGATACTTGTTACATGGTAACTTATCCATCGACTTGTTCTTTTTGTGAGAGACATACGAGTACAGTTTGAACTTTCGTGTTTGAGCCTTCTGGGTCTATTGTGCTTCCCTTTTCTGTCATGTGaactaatgtaaaaaaaaaaaaaaaaaaaaaactaagtaGACTGCATGATTAAAGTAATTGCACTAGCCACCGAGTCTGTGCAGACAACTCCAACTAGATGGTTTTGCTTGCTTTCTGAATACTGCAAACATACATACTTGTCATTTCtggatgttgttttgtgttctgATCGCCTCACTGACATTTCTACACAAGCTGTATGTTGAAACTTTGTCCTCTGGAGAATTATCTGAATGTATTTTACTGCTGGCAAGAATCTCTCAGTCTAATGTCATGCTTTATCTTCTAGGCCCTGTGACTAAACCATTTTGTAACCAAATGTTAAACTGCACATGAAGAAACAGCTGCGATTGGACATTTAAAGCGGTCTCTTTCTATTATCTACCTGCAACATGGCACAAAGGCCACCATAACTGACTCTATGACATGATTATATTAAACAATGAGGGAGGATAAGATATAAGTACACAAGAAGAAAACACGTGCAGATATTAAGAGAAAAGGAATAAAGGAAGCCAAGGCCGAATGAACAAGAAGAACATGCTGATCTCAGACCGAACACTAAATAAATCGCATTTCAAAAGTTGCAGTGAATGTCAGTCTTACTGGTTCGACCCCCATGTGCACACTTCTCACCAAATTTGAGGAAAGAATCCACATATTTGCAGAAAAAGCTAGTTAGTTTTAAAacaacagggggaaaaaaagttattcgatctgtgtttactgtatcaatctttctttaattttgcaTTCTCCTCTAGGCTTTGTGACGCAGGAAGCAGTTTGCGGCTGTGGTGCCTTGCATCGACTTTAAAATCGCCATGAATCACAGATGGCTATTTAGTGGCCCTACAATGCTGCACATCATCAGcttacatttcacttttttgttgttgttgtttttgtgtttcacagaCGTTTGATAGGATCTTTAGTAGCATCCACGTTAGACATCAAGCGTTCTTGCTTGCACTGCTTTCTTTTGCACTTTGTTCAGTAGGTGTAGATTTTTGTGAAACTAGAGGGAAAGATCATTTTCCCGCTCTCCATGAAACATTATGTGTATGATAATGAAAGCGCCAACAGCCTTACTAAAATGAAATAATCTTCAAAGACATATATCTTTACTGTGTAGAAAGTGATTAGATTACTACTTCAAATGGTGATCTGCAAGGgtcaataaatgtttaaaaa includes these proteins:
- the adcyap1a gene encoding adenylate cyclase activating polypeptide 1a isoform X5, with translation MSSKATLALLIYGIIMHHSVSSSPVGLSFPSVRLDSELYDEGGHSLPSLDYDRDQMDVRSPSSVADDVYSLYYPAEKSGGKTLEDSPEPLSKRHSDGIFTDSYSRYRKQMAVKKYLAAVLGKRYRQRIRNKGRRLAYL
- the adcyap1a gene encoding adenylate cyclase activating polypeptide 1a isoform X3, producing the protein MSSKATLALLIYGIIMHHSVSSSPVGLSFPSVRLDSELYDEGGHSLPSLDYDRDQMDVRSPSSVADDVYSLYYPAEKSGGKTLEDSPEPLSKRHSDGIFTDSYSRYRKQMAVKKYLAAVLGKSLEDIGFHQILQDIDFDALPDGDEFEAFLGDWLKQFSPEFPVSFRLFAEAVSSRGRLMSPPFSSHL
- the adcyap1a gene encoding adenylate cyclase activating polypeptide 1a isoform X4, giving the protein MSSKATLALLIYGIIMHHSVSSSPVGLSFPSVRLDSELYDEGGHSLPSLDYDRDQMDVRSPSSVADDVYSLYYPAEKRTERHADGMFNKAYRKALGQLSARKYLHSLMAKRVGGGKTLEDSPEPLSKRHSDGIFTDSYSRYRKQMAVKKYLAAVLGKRYRQRIRNKGRRLAYL
- the adcyap1a gene encoding adenylate cyclase activating polypeptide 1a isoform X1, with the protein product MSSKATLALLIYGIIMHHSVSSSPVGLSFPSVRLDSELYDEGGHSLPSLDYDRDQMDVRSPSSVADDVYSLYYPAEKRTERHADGMFNKAYRKALGQLSARKYLHSLMAKRVGGGKTLEDSPEPLSKRHSDGIFTDSYSRYRKQMAVKKYLAAVLGKSLEDIGFHQILQDIDFDALPDGDEFEAFLGDWLKQFSPEFPVSFRLFAEAVSSRGRLMSPPFSSHL
- the adcyap1a gene encoding adenylate cyclase activating polypeptide 1a isoform X2, encoding MSSKATLALLIYGIIMHHSVSSSPVGLSFPSVRLDSELYDEGGHSLPSLDYDRDQMDVRSPSSVADDVYSLYYPAEKRTERHADGMFNKAYRKALGQLSARKYLHSLMAKRVGGGKTLEDSPEPLSKRHSDGIFTDSYSRYRKQMAVKKYLAAVLGKSLEDIGFHQILQDIDFDALPDGDEFEAFLGDWLKQFSPEFPAL